Proteins encoded together in one Pseudoroseomonas cervicalis window:
- a CDS encoding LLM class flavin-dependent oxidoreductase, which translates to MRIDLAGWSREATLGPHEEFCRLFEAADRLGYAGVWFNEFHFAPWPYPSILLLAAGLFARTGRLRIGTSILPLPLHHPLLLAEQVAQLDQQSGGRLDLGIGRGTEPESLAALGIDPAESQARLEEGFAILRGFWTGPRLSWRSALWRFDDVACHPAPAQRPHPPVYVAGSSAATLRFAAREGLPLLFSLEPPEGRQLATYAEALAATGGACRLRHSSLSRYVCIGRDTEDVERQVTRLLAALQRRRCDFAARRGADPDSLPPPDRARFLAEQAIAGTPEQCHAALLALEARSGIGALRCVFNGNGMLGPAETMAGMTLFAQEVLPALPGPAA; encoded by the coding sequence ATGCGCATCGACCTGGCGGGCTGGAGCCGCGAGGCGACCCTCGGGCCGCATGAGGAATTCTGCCGCCTCTTCGAGGCGGCGGACCGGCTGGGCTATGCCGGCGTCTGGTTCAACGAGTTCCATTTCGCGCCCTGGCCCTACCCGTCCATCCTGCTGCTGGCGGCGGGGCTGTTCGCGCGCACCGGGCGGCTGCGCATCGGCACCTCGATCCTGCCGCTGCCGCTCCACCATCCGCTGCTGCTGGCCGAGCAGGTGGCGCAGCTGGACCAGCAGAGCGGCGGGCGGCTCGATCTCGGCATCGGCCGCGGCACGGAGCCGGAGAGCCTGGCCGCCCTCGGCATCGATCCGGCCGAGAGCCAGGCGCGGCTGGAGGAGGGTTTCGCCATCCTGCGCGGCTTCTGGACCGGGCCGCGCCTGTCCTGGCGCAGCGCGCTCTGGCGGTTCGACGACGTCGCCTGCCACCCCGCCCCCGCGCAGCGCCCGCATCCGCCGGTCTATGTCGCCGGCTCCTCCGCGGCGACGCTGCGCTTCGCCGCGCGCGAGGGGCTGCCGCTGCTGTTCAGCCTGGAGCCGCCGGAGGGCCGGCAGCTCGCCACCTATGCCGAGGCCCTGGCGGCGACAGGGGGCGCCTGCCGGCTGCGGCATTCCTCGCTCTCGCGCTATGTCTGCATCGGCCGCGACACGGAGGATGTGGAGCGGCAGGTGACGCGGCTGCTGGCAGCGCTGCAGCGGCGGCGGTGCGACTTCGCCGCAAGGCGCGGCGCCGATCCGGACAGCCTGCCGCCGCCCGACCGCGCCCGTTTCCTGGCGGAACAGGCCATCGCGGGCACGCCGGAGCAATGCCACGCCGCGCTTCTCGCGCTTGAGGCGCGCAGCGGCATCGGCGCGCTTCGCTGCGTCTTCAACGGCAACGGGATGCTGGGCCCGGCCGAGACGATGGCCGGCATGACGCTGTTCGCGCAGGAGGTGCTGCCGGCGCTGCCCGGCCCGGCCGCGTGA
- a CDS encoding TonB-dependent receptor, with translation MSRPTPRPPRPALLPALLLAGLAAPLLPAPPARAQPAAGADPAAVALPDLVVTATGRAEPRSRLSGTVQVIDEATIANSTARSVTDLLAENAVGFFSEWTPGQTSLNLRGGATDGQGRDFRSQVLVLVNGRRAGTANLSKLSPADVARIEIVRGPASVIYGSQAMGGVINLILRDGRNSPGGFAELAGGTWGLARGHARYGVDLEGYSAYLGLSGTRRDDYRVGGGAREANTEYRRGGVTAAFGLPVGALGRVDITARSDGIYDAGFRGSAANTISEDDRVNESLDIALTGAREDGRLSWNLQAYAVRDVDTFRWASPVIRSGNSPAPGTALDWNKRRLEIIGTRLQPTLRLWAGNDLLLGFDAEQSTLRSDRFRLALPGGPAGQVAPYDNNETNHAYGLYAEDAQRLFDDRLTLRAGIRQSWGTTRFDPTPNLAGYRGREADFDSTTYSLGASFQALEHVTLRTGWATGFRAPTATELAADFTAVGGGRTFGNANLKPESNDQVEIGATFSAGAAQLDLALFQNAIRDRITTRARPGVPNTSDYVNNPGEIMLRGLEAQFSTDLANLLALAPGWRWRAFANGSWNFDMIDRAKTGTNSRNAERVYRYQASLGTVFGGRDWDLGATGILRGPMYYNTEENLLIPQAEPGREYVHRKAPFWVVNLRGNYRIRDNVTLFGAVNNLFDVNRSPIFIGTDAEPYRLDPRFSNGGLGTSMPGRELVAGLQVTF, from the coding sequence ATGTCCCGCCCCACGCCGCGCCCGCCGCGGCCCGCGCTGCTGCCTGCCCTGTTGCTGGCCGGCCTGGCCGCGCCCCTGCTCCCCGCCCCGCCCGCCCGGGCGCAACCCGCCGCCGGCGCCGATCCGGCGGCGGTCGCCCTGCCCGATCTGGTGGTCACCGCCACCGGCCGCGCCGAGCCGCGCAGCCGGCTCTCCGGCACCGTGCAGGTGATCGACGAGGCGACGATCGCCAACTCCACCGCGCGCAGCGTCACCGACCTGCTGGCCGAGAACGCTGTCGGCTTCTTCAGCGAATGGACGCCGGGGCAGACCAGCCTCAACCTGCGCGGCGGCGCCACCGACGGCCAGGGGCGCGATTTCCGCAGCCAGGTGCTGGTGCTGGTCAATGGGCGCCGCGCCGGCACCGCCAACCTCTCCAAGCTCTCGCCCGCCGATGTGGCGCGGATCGAGATCGTCCGCGGGCCGGCCAGCGTCATCTATGGCAGCCAGGCGATGGGCGGCGTGATCAACCTGATCCTGCGCGATGGCCGCAACTCGCCGGGCGGCTTCGCCGAGCTGGCCGGCGGCACCTGGGGGCTGGCGCGCGGCCATGCCCGCTACGGCGTCGATCTCGAAGGCTACAGCGCCTATCTCGGCCTCTCCGGCACGCGGCGCGACGATTACCGCGTCGGCGGCGGCGCGCGGGAGGCGAACACGGAGTACCGGCGCGGCGGCGTGACGGCGGCCTTCGGCCTGCCGGTCGGCGCGCTGGGCCGCGTCGACATCACCGCGCGCAGCGACGGCATCTATGATGCGGGCTTCCGCGGCTCGGCGGCGAACACCATCAGCGAGGATGACCGGGTCAATGAATCCCTCGACATCGCCCTGACCGGCGCGCGCGAGGATGGCCGCCTGTCCTGGAATCTGCAGGCCTATGCGGTGCGCGATGTCGACACCTTCCGCTGGGCCTCGCCGGTGATCCGCTCGGGCAACAGCCCGGCGCCGGGCACCGCGCTCGACTGGAACAAGCGGCGGCTGGAGATCATCGGCACGCGGCTGCAGCCGACGCTGCGGCTCTGGGCCGGCAATGACCTGCTGCTGGGCTTCGATGCCGAGCAATCGACGCTGCGCTCCGACCGCTTCCGGCTGGCCCTGCCCGGCGGCCCCGCGGGCCAGGTCGCGCCCTATGACAACAACGAGACCAACCACGCCTATGGCCTCTATGCCGAGGATGCGCAGCGCCTGTTCGACGACCGGCTGACGCTGCGCGCCGGGATCCGGCAGAGCTGGGGCACCACCCGCTTCGACCCGACGCCGAACCTTGCCGGCTATCGCGGGCGCGAGGCCGATTTCGACAGCACCACCTATTCGCTCGGCGCCAGCTTCCAGGCGCTGGAGCATGTGACGCTGCGCACCGGCTGGGCCACCGGCTTCCGCGCGCCGACCGCCACCGAGCTGGCGGCGGATTTCACCGCGGTGGGCGGCGGCCGCACCTTCGGCAACGCCAATCTGAAGCCGGAGAGCAATGACCAGGTGGAGATCGGCGCGACCTTCTCCGCCGGCGCCGCGCAGCTCGACCTGGCGCTGTTCCAGAACGCCATCCGCGACCGCATCACCACCCGCGCCCGCCCTGGCGTCCCCAACACCTCGGACTACGTCAACAATCCGGGCGAGATCATGCTGCGCGGGCTGGAGGCGCAGTTCAGCACCGATCTGGCGAATCTGCTGGCGCTGGCCCCGGGCTGGCGTTGGCGCGCCTTCGCCAACGGGTCGTGGAATTTCGACATGATCGACCGGGCGAAGACCGGCACCAACAGCCGCAATGCCGAGCGCGTCTATCGCTACCAGGCCAGCCTCGGCACGGTCTTCGGCGGGCGGGACTGGGATCTCGGCGCCACCGGCATCCTGCGCGGGCCGATGTATTACAACACCGAGGAGAATCTGCTGATCCCGCAGGCCGAACCGGGCCGCGAATACGTCCACCGCAAGGCGCCCTTCTGGGTGGTGAATCTGCGCGGCAATTACCGCATCCGCGACAACGTCACCCTGTTCGGCGCGGTCAACAACCTGTTCGACGTCAACCGCAGCCCGATCTTCATCGGCACCGATGCCGAGCCCTACCGGCTGGATCCGCGCTTCTCCAATGGCGGGCTCGGCACCTCCATGCCGGGGCGGGAGCTGGTCGCCGGGCTGCAGGTGACCTTCTGA
- a CDS encoding ABC transporter substrate-binding protein: MRLARRALLALSLAAAARPAAAAGWPRRLRDGLGREVHLAAPPQRIVAIFASNVELLAALGLVSRIVGIEAYTRHPPEVLDRPLVGGRLGFSAEAIARLGADLVVMTPARQAAGTLIGPLSRAGIPCLVVEHRDIAQLFANVALLGAATGREDAAASLLGGLQGRLDAVTARLAGRPRPRVYLEVSSTGRGSFGTARPESYTADALRQAGGALAFPHLPGPAQISGEAVLRADPDIILLAGTPAQAAALPARPGWEGLRAVRAGRVHAVPRALLLIPGPRVVDGVEHLAPLLHPGAFA; this comes from the coding sequence ATGCGGCTTGCCCGCCGCGCTTTGCTGGCGCTGTCGCTGGCCGCCGCGGCGCGCCCCGCCGCGGCCGCTGGCTGGCCGCGCCGGCTGCGCGACGGGCTGGGGCGGGAGGTTCACCTCGCCGCGCCGCCGCAGCGCATCGTCGCCATCTTCGCCTCCAATGTGGAGCTGCTGGCGGCGCTCGGCCTGGTCTCCCGCATCGTCGGCATCGAGGCCTACACGCGCCACCCGCCCGAGGTGCTGGACCGGCCGCTGGTGGGCGGCCGGCTCGGCTTCTCGGCCGAGGCGATCGCGCGGCTCGGGGCCGACCTCGTGGTGATGACGCCGGCCCGGCAGGCCGCCGGCACGCTGATCGGCCCGCTGTCGCGCGCCGGCATCCCCTGCCTGGTGGTGGAGCATCGCGACATCGCCCAGCTCTTCGCCAATGTCGCGCTGCTCGGCGCGGCGACGGGGCGGGAGGATGCGGCGGCGTCCCTGCTCGGCGGGTTGCAGGGCCGGCTCGACGCGGTCACGGCGCGGCTGGCGGGCCGGCCCCGGCCGCGTGTCTATCTGGAGGTGTCCTCGACCGGGCGCGGCAGCTTCGGCACCGCCCGGCCGGAGAGCTACACGGCGGATGCCCTCCGCCAGGCCGGGGGCGCGCTGGCCTTCCCGCATCTGCCCGGCCCCGCGCAGATCTCGGGCGAGGCGGTGCTGCGCGCCGATCCCGACATCATCCTGCTGGCCGGCACGCCGGCCCAGGCCGCCGCCCTGCCCGCCCGGCCCGGCTGGGAGGGGCTGCGCGCCGTGCGCGCCGGCCGCGTCCATGCCGTGCCGCGCGCGCTGCTGCTGATCCCCGGGCCGCGCGTGGTGGACGGGGTGGAGCATCTCGCCCCCCTGCTGCATCCGGGCGCCTTCGCATGA
- a CDS encoding iron ABC transporter permease: protein MRAALLTALALLLCLATGLLLGGEILRPAELWALLTEPAAPMSRLILGWRLPRVLAAGCVGALLGLGGAIFQGVFRNPLAEPYLLGSAGGAAVGATIGLLAPLPLPAPLALPLLAFCGAWGATALVLGVARAAGLLAVPGLLLAGVAVAAMLGALRSFLMLALSEETVSLQAVLAWTLGGIQTPSWPELLLLAGLLGAGLALALPLARGLDRLGLGEAMAESLGLAVQPFIRRAVLVGALVVAVSVVWGGLVGFVGLMAPHLARWWQGTAHRRLLPLSAAIGAGIAMLADGLARAALPPAEIPLGLVTALVGGPFFLLVLLREARR from the coding sequence ATGAGGGCCGCGCTGCTCACCGCCCTCGCCTTGCTGCTCTGCCTCGCCACCGGCCTGCTGCTGGGCGGCGAGATCCTGCGCCCGGCCGAGCTCTGGGCGCTGCTCACCGAGCCGGCGGCGCCGATGTCGCGCCTGATCCTCGGCTGGCGGCTGCCGCGGGTGCTGGCGGCGGGCTGCGTCGGCGCGCTGCTCGGCCTGGGCGGCGCGATCTTCCAGGGCGTGTTCCGCAACCCGCTGGCCGAGCCCTATCTGCTGGGCAGCGCCGGCGGTGCCGCGGTCGGCGCCACCATCGGGCTGCTGGCGCCGCTGCCGCTGCCCGCCCCCCTGGCCCTGCCGCTGCTGGCCTTCTGCGGCGCCTGGGGCGCCACCGCCCTGGTGCTGGGCGTGGCGCGCGCCGCCGGCCTGCTGGCCGTGCCCGGCCTGCTGCTGGCCGGCGTGGCGGTGGCCGCCATGCTGGGCGCGCTGCGCTCCTTCCTGATGCTGGCGCTGTCGGAGGAGACGGTCAGCCTGCAGGCGGTGCTGGCCTGGACGCTGGGCGGCATCCAGACCCCCTCCTGGCCCGAGCTGCTGCTGCTGGCCGGCCTGCTCGGCGCCGGGCTGGCGCTGGCCCTGCCGCTGGCGCGCGGGCTGGACCGGCTGGGGCTGGGCGAGGCCATGGCGGAGAGCCTCGGCCTGGCCGTGCAGCCCTTCATCCGCCGCGCCGTGCTGGTGGGCGCGCTGGTGGTGGCGGTGTCGGTGGTCTGGGGCGGGCTGGTGGGCTTTGTCGGGCTGATGGCGCCGCATCTGGCGCGCTGGTGGCAGGGCACGGCGCATCGCCGCCTGCTGCCGCTCTCCGCCGCCATCGGCGCCGGCATCGCCATGCTGGCGGACGGGCTGGCCCGCGCCGCCCTGCCGCCGGCGGAGATCCCGCTCGGCCTGGTGACCGCCCTGGTGGGCGGCCCCTTCTTCCTGCTGGTGCTGCTGCGCGAGGCACGGCGGTGA